The following are from one region of the Coccinella septempunctata chromosome 7, icCocSept1.1, whole genome shotgun sequence genome:
- the LOC123316266 gene encoding BUB3-interacting and GLEBS motif-containing protein ZNF207 isoform X3, whose protein sequence is MGRKKKKMSKPWCWYCNREFEDEKILIQHQKAKHFKCHICHKKLYTGPGLSIHCMQVHKETIDKVPNSLPLRSNIEIEIYGMEGIPPADLKEHEKQRQGGNDSGSDDEPTPNKKLKQEHALGNAPGPHPPGMMPPGMMPPPGMPPGMPMMPMGPPFIHPGMPMMPPHHMMMQGQPGPAKPLFPSAVPTSSPGGAVVGADFKPITQASSFTGATISAPPTTNQAAGSSTPNSDKVTLITNTGTSSKIIHPAEDISLEEIRAKRLKYTKVTAPKPEEQHVPTSSAAATNLAIAVSAAQQAAVQQAKHIDAMNHQAAMMQRFGQPVRVSGPPIGMIPGGPIMSPMRPHMLHGPPTLIGGHLVRPPPLSMPPGMMGMPPGLVYGTPMFPAGPVLMQPRFR, encoded by the exons ATGGGTCGCAAAAAGAAGAAGATGTCTAAGCCCTGGTGTTG GTATTGTAATCGAGAATTCGAAGACGAAAAAATCTTGATACAGCATCAGAAAGCAAAACATTTCAAGTGTCACATATGCCATAAGAAGTTATATACAGGACCTGGTTTATCCATTCATTGTATGCAAGTTCACAAAGAGACAATTGATAAAGTACCGAATTCATTACCACTTCGCTCAAATATAGAAATAGAGATATACGGAATGGAAG GAATACCACCAGCAGATTTGAAAGAACATGAGAAGCAACGACAAGGAGGAAATGATTCCGGTTCTGATGATGAACCAACACCAAACAAAAAACTTAAACAAGAGCATGCATTAGGTAATGCTCCAGGGCCTCATCCACCCGGAATGATGCCTCCTGGTATGATGCCACCACCTGGAATGCCTCCAGGTATGCCCATGATGCCAATGGGTCCACCGTTCATCCATCCAGG AATGCCAATGATGCCCCCCCATCATATGATGATGCAAGGGCAGCCAGGACCTGCAAAACCTCTATTCCCTAGTGCAGTTCCTACTTCATCACCTGGTGGTGCTGTTGTTGGAGCTGATTTCAAACCGATAACACAAG CTTCATCTTTTACAGGGGCCACAATTAGCGCACCTCCTACCACTAACCAAGCAGCTGGATCTTCAACTCCCAATAGTGATAAGGTTACTCTTATTACGAACACAGGAACTAGCAGTAAAATTATTCATCCAGCAGAAGATATTTCATTAGAAGAAATCAGAGCTAAACGATTGAAATACACAAAGGTCACAGCACCAAAACCTGAAGAGCAACATGTACCTACATCAAGTGCTGCAGCCACTAAT TTGGCCATAGCAGTTTCGGCTGCACAGCAGGCTGCCGTACAACAGGCCAAGCACATTGACGCAATGAACCATCAAGCAGCGATGATGCAAAGGTTTGGTCAGCCTGTAAGGGTGTCAGGACCTCCCATCGGTATGATACCTGGCGGTCCCATCATGTCCCCCATGAGACCTCACATGTTGCACGGGCCGCCCACGCTGATAGGGGGACACTTGGTCAGGCCTCCCCCCCTCAGCATGCCTCCAG GTATGATGGGTATGCCACCAGGATTAGTTTATGGTACTCCGATGTTTCCTGCTGGTCCTGTGCTAATGCAGCCAAGGTTCAGATGA
- the LOC123316266 gene encoding BUB3-interacting and GLEBS motif-containing protein ZNF207 isoform X2 produces the protein MGRKKKKMSKPWCWYCNREFEDEKILIQHQKAKHFKCHICHKKLYTGPGLSIHCMQVHKETIDKVPNSLPLRSNIEIEIYGMEGIPPADLKEHEKQRQGGNDSGSDDEPTPNKKLKQEHALGNAPGPHPPGMMPPGMMPPPGMPPGMPMMPMGPPFIHPGMSSGNELYYYRMPMMPPHHMMMQGQPGPAKPLFPSAVPTSSPGGAVVGADFKPITQGATISAPPTTNQAAGSSTPNSDKVTLITNTGTSSKIIHPAEDISLEEIRAKRLKYTKVTAPKPEEQHVPTSSAAATNLAIAVSAAQQAAVQQAKHIDAMNHQAAMMQRFGQPVRVSGPPIGMIPGGPIMSPMRPHMLHGPPTLIGGHLVRPPPLSMPPGMMGMPPGLVYGTPMFPAGPVLMQPRFR, from the exons ATGGGTCGCAAAAAGAAGAAGATGTCTAAGCCCTGGTGTTG GTATTGTAATCGAGAATTCGAAGACGAAAAAATCTTGATACAGCATCAGAAAGCAAAACATTTCAAGTGTCACATATGCCATAAGAAGTTATATACAGGACCTGGTTTATCCATTCATTGTATGCAAGTTCACAAAGAGACAATTGATAAAGTACCGAATTCATTACCACTTCGCTCAAATATAGAAATAGAGATATACGGAATGGAAG GAATACCACCAGCAGATTTGAAAGAACATGAGAAGCAACGACAAGGAGGAAATGATTCCGGTTCTGATGATGAACCAACACCAAACAAAAAACTTAAACAAGAGCATGCATTAGGTAATGCTCCAGGGCCTCATCCACCCGGAATGATGCCTCCTGGTATGATGCCACCACCTGGAATGCCTCCAGGTATGCCCATGATGCCAATGGGTCCACCGTTCATCCATCCAGG AATGTCATCAGGAAATGAGCTTTATTATTACAGAATGCCAATGATGCCCCCCCATCATATGATGATGCAAGGGCAGCCAGGACCTGCAAAACCTCTATTCCCTAGTGCAGTTCCTACTTCATCACCTGGTGGTGCTGTTGTTGGAGCTGATTTCAAACCGATAACACAAG GGGCCACAATTAGCGCACCTCCTACCACTAACCAAGCAGCTGGATCTTCAACTCCCAATAGTGATAAGGTTACTCTTATTACGAACACAGGAACTAGCAGTAAAATTATTCATCCAGCAGAAGATATTTCATTAGAAGAAATCAGAGCTAAACGATTGAAATACACAAAGGTCACAGCACCAAAACCTGAAGAGCAACATGTACCTACATCAAGTGCTGCAGCCACTAAT TTGGCCATAGCAGTTTCGGCTGCACAGCAGGCTGCCGTACAACAGGCCAAGCACATTGACGCAATGAACCATCAAGCAGCGATGATGCAAAGGTTTGGTCAGCCTGTAAGGGTGTCAGGACCTCCCATCGGTATGATACCTGGCGGTCCCATCATGTCCCCCATGAGACCTCACATGTTGCACGGGCCGCCCACGCTGATAGGGGGACACTTGGTCAGGCCTCCCCCCCTCAGCATGCCTCCAG GTATGATGGGTATGCCACCAGGATTAGTTTATGGTACTCCGATGTTTCCTGCTGGTCCTGTGCTAATGCAGCCAAGGTTCAGATGA
- the LOC123316266 gene encoding BUB3-interacting and GLEBS motif-containing protein ZNF207 isoform X1 → MGRKKKKMSKPWCWYCNREFEDEKILIQHQKAKHFKCHICHKKLYTGPGLSIHCMQVHKETIDKVPNSLPLRSNIEIEIYGMEGIPPADLKEHEKQRQGGNDSGSDDEPTPNKKLKQEHALGNAPGPHPPGMMPPGMMPPPGMPPGMPMMPMGPPFIHPGMSSGNELYYYRMPMMPPHHMMMQGQPGPAKPLFPSAVPTSSPGGAVVGADFKPITQASSFTGATISAPPTTNQAAGSSTPNSDKVTLITNTGTSSKIIHPAEDISLEEIRAKRLKYTKVTAPKPEEQHVPTSSAAATNLAIAVSAAQQAAVQQAKHIDAMNHQAAMMQRFGQPVRVSGPPIGMIPGGPIMSPMRPHMLHGPPTLIGGHLVRPPPLSMPPGMMGMPPGLVYGTPMFPAGPVLMQPRFR, encoded by the exons ATGGGTCGCAAAAAGAAGAAGATGTCTAAGCCCTGGTGTTG GTATTGTAATCGAGAATTCGAAGACGAAAAAATCTTGATACAGCATCAGAAAGCAAAACATTTCAAGTGTCACATATGCCATAAGAAGTTATATACAGGACCTGGTTTATCCATTCATTGTATGCAAGTTCACAAAGAGACAATTGATAAAGTACCGAATTCATTACCACTTCGCTCAAATATAGAAATAGAGATATACGGAATGGAAG GAATACCACCAGCAGATTTGAAAGAACATGAGAAGCAACGACAAGGAGGAAATGATTCCGGTTCTGATGATGAACCAACACCAAACAAAAAACTTAAACAAGAGCATGCATTAGGTAATGCTCCAGGGCCTCATCCACCCGGAATGATGCCTCCTGGTATGATGCCACCACCTGGAATGCCTCCAGGTATGCCCATGATGCCAATGGGTCCACCGTTCATCCATCCAGG AATGTCATCAGGAAATGAGCTTTATTATTACAGAATGCCAATGATGCCCCCCCATCATATGATGATGCAAGGGCAGCCAGGACCTGCAAAACCTCTATTCCCTAGTGCAGTTCCTACTTCATCACCTGGTGGTGCTGTTGTTGGAGCTGATTTCAAACCGATAACACAAG CTTCATCTTTTACAGGGGCCACAATTAGCGCACCTCCTACCACTAACCAAGCAGCTGGATCTTCAACTCCCAATAGTGATAAGGTTACTCTTATTACGAACACAGGAACTAGCAGTAAAATTATTCATCCAGCAGAAGATATTTCATTAGAAGAAATCAGAGCTAAACGATTGAAATACACAAAGGTCACAGCACCAAAACCTGAAGAGCAACATGTACCTACATCAAGTGCTGCAGCCACTAAT TTGGCCATAGCAGTTTCGGCTGCACAGCAGGCTGCCGTACAACAGGCCAAGCACATTGACGCAATGAACCATCAAGCAGCGATGATGCAAAGGTTTGGTCAGCCTGTAAGGGTGTCAGGACCTCCCATCGGTATGATACCTGGCGGTCCCATCATGTCCCCCATGAGACCTCACATGTTGCACGGGCCGCCCACGCTGATAGGGGGACACTTGGTCAGGCCTCCCCCCCTCAGCATGCCTCCAG GTATGATGGGTATGCCACCAGGATTAGTTTATGGTACTCCGATGTTTCCTGCTGGTCCTGTGCTAATGCAGCCAAGGTTCAGATGA
- the LOC123316265 gene encoding uncharacterized protein LOC123316265, which yields MEDLPKVNNVRAIIDLFEENCRNENAQRLNKPMSKSFAGLSYTERKFKSNSANDNDTLYNLDKRLTSLSLKLRDYRAYSKDVHMSLQEELIDIMSILLDVDTKSSNTIMYRKRELAYDIRDRFKELSDRLPSSSDSMRQGFGDFTYKPFIWNKRAEAVENISSSRHTNSQADSLEPFKSKDILLSPGSFKRSADFIIGAGGTRRPVNSIGFDTTLRGTSDDYAPTKTFQRSTSEVSDAREKPTLIGTSEYAKRWTDGYQQRDRRRPVSLGGTVVTLNSPEDIISSVRMRKEQFQDKEEIDSVIPNKNNGILQDYTNLQSVNLLKKFFELKSVEKEIRNQVESLSGQEDQRENFVDSVQVNDESIQVGGERMDASSSNMEDDVLAGAVVNGEERGALSRSTSTQVEEEFNAASLRNEEKADEIVITSSIHNDEEEMDSFCSEQSIYLDPVD from the exons ATGGAGGACTTGCCCAAAGTCAACAACGTTCGCGCTATCATCGATCTGTTCGAGGAAAACTGTAGAAATGAAAACGCTCAACGTTTGAATAAACCTATGTCCAAGTCATTCGCTGGACTATCCTACACCGAGAGAAAATTCAAATCGAACAGTGCAAACGATAATGATACGTTGTATAACCTGGATAAGAGATTGACATCTCTGTCTCTCAAACTACGGGATTACAGGGCTTATTCGAAGGATGTCCATATGTCCCTTCAAGAGGAACTGATCGACATTATGTCGATCCTTCTAGATGTTGATACTAAGAGCAGTAACACAATCATGTACAGGAAGAGAGAACTTGCATATGATATACGAGATCGTTTTAAAGAACTCAGTGATAGACTGCCGAGTTCATCTGACAGCATGCGACAGGGATTCGGAGATTTCACTTACAAGCCtttcatatggaataaaagAGCTGAAGcagttgagaatatttcatcTTCGCGTCATACGAATTCTCAAGCTGATAGCTTAGAACCCTTCAAAAGTAAGGATATTTTGTTATCCCCTGGTTCTTTCAAGAGATCGGCTGATTTCATTATTGGTGCAGGTGGTACCAGGCGTCCTGTGAACTCTATTGGTTTCGACACAACATTGAGAGGTACATCAGATGATTATGCTCCTACAAAAACATTCCAGAGAAGTACGTCAGAGGTTTCGGACGCTCGGGAAAAACCCACATTAATTGGCACCAGTGAATATGCAAAACGCTGGACTGATGGGTACCAACAGAGAGATCGTCGAAGACCTGTTTCTTTAGGTGGAACCGTTGTCACACTAAATTCACCTGAAGATATCATTTCTTCCGTGAGAATGAGGAAGGAACAATTCCAAGATAAGGAAgaaattgattcagttatcccAAACAAGAATAACGGGATTCTTCAAGACTACACCAATCTTCAGAGCGTAAACCTTTTGAAGAAGTTCTTCGAACTGAAATCAGTAGAGAAGGAGATCAGGAACCAAGTAGAATCATTGAGCGGTCAGGAGGATCAGAGAGAAAATTTCGTAGATTCCGTTCAAGTTAACGATGAATCCATTCAAGTTGGCGGAGAGAGGATGGATGCTAGTTCTTCGAATATGGAAGATGATGTTCTGGCAGGGGCTGTGGTAAACGGTGAGGAACGAGGAGCTCTATCCAGATCTACGTCGACTCAAGTAGAGGAAGAATTCAACGCAGCTTCGTTGCGAAACGAGGAGAAAGCAGATGAAATCGTTATAACAAGTTCGATCCATAACgatgaagaagaaatggattCCTTCTGCTCTGAGCAGTCGATTTATTTGGATCCGGTTGATT AG